The Triticum dicoccoides isolate Atlit2015 ecotype Zavitan unplaced genomic scaffold, WEW_v2.0 scaffold26073, whole genome shotgun sequence genome segment TTGTGTTGAAGTAACTCTGCACCAGACATTTTGTAAAAGTGTGGTATGTAATAAAATTGTCTATGTCTGAAgaaaaatttattttattttagttttatttgcGGTGTTGTAATTAATTTATTTTCAATTACAGAATATTACATGTGACATGAGAGAAGCCGTAAACAGCATCTCAGGAAATAAAGTTGTCCTATGTACCCCTGAAGGTTTTCACTATAAGGTCAATGTGACTAAAAGGATTGATGTCACGAGTATTCATGGTGCTAGATGGAACGAGTTTCTATTTGATTACAATCTATTGGAGGGAGATAAAGTTCTACTTATAGTTACAATATATGGTTTGCTTGTTGCTGCCATAAGTAAGGAAAATGTTTTTAAAATCAGGTCACTGACAGCAGGTTCGTAGGTTTGCACACTATACATGTGTTTTTTATTCCGAATAATAAATTGAGAAACTGATTACTTTTCTTTATGTTTTAGTTGCACAGAGTGTTGAAGATGATGTCAAACATATTATAGATGATGTTGTGATGACGAGAGGTTGTCGTCTTATGGTGGATGAAGATGATAATTTGGTTCAATGCATAAGAACTTATGGTGCTTTCGCGATTTCTTCATTTGTGCATAGGATAACACAAAGCGACATGGGGAAAATGGTAATAATTTTAGCTCTGATATGAAAATCAAGAAATGATGTATATCTTATATTTGTATGATGTTTCTAACGTTTATTACTAACTGAAAAACACACAATTGCAGAAAATACCACGAGAAGTTGCTGATGAATTAGATGTTTGCAATGAAGGAATGACACTGTTAGTAATGTACAAGACTTTCAATCTTGAAATCGACGGAACATACAAGAAAGCACCA includes the following:
- the LOC119345625 gene encoding uncharacterized protein LOC119345625; the encoded protein is MREAVNSISGNKVVLCTPEGFHYKVNVTKRIDVTSIHGARWNEFLFDYNLLEGDKVLLIVTIYGLLVAAISKENVFKIRSLTAVAQSVEDDVKHIIDDVVMTRGCRLMVDEDDNLVQCIRTYGAFAISSFVHRITQSDMGKMKIPREVADELDVCNEGMTLLVMYKTFNLEIDGTYKKAPPKDGRIVLVTGWKAFCEQAGIMKNKAIMMQFFKRNDDLVIVTTLL